A stretch of DNA from Leucobacter luti:
GCAACTCCACCGGTGGCGTGAACTGCACTGGCCCGATGCAGTTCGACTCCTGGAAGTCTGGCGAGAAGATCGAGCTTTCGCGGTTTGCCGATTACTGGGATCCGGAGCTCGCCGCGCAGTCCGAGAAATTTGATTTCGTGTTCATGGCGGATCCCACAGCGCGCACGAACGCCTTGAAATCTGGCGAAGTGGACGGGACGTGGCTGCTCCCCATGGATGCCGCGCAAAGCATCAAGAAAGCGGGCACGGGTGATGTGCTGTTCGGAATGAACACCGCAGTCTCCAACCTCGTGGTGTCAAACCTTGCGGGGCCGCTCGGCGATGTCCGCGTGCGAAAAGCGCTCCTCATGGCGATCGACCGCGAGGGAATCCTGCAGGCCATGAACAGCGGTGTCGGCGAGGTGACCGACGTGCACTCCACGCGCTCTGTGTGGAATGACGCCGACCCAGCAGCCACCGAGGCGGCCTTCACCGACATCGAAACGTACCCCTTCGACGTCGCAGCTGCTCAGAAGCTAGTCGAGGAGGCGGGAGCTACCGGGGCGAAACTGAAGCTCGTTACGGCGCCAATCAGCCAAGACTTCGCGATCGTCTCACAAGCAACTGCTGCCGCCGCGAAATCGATCGGCCTCGATGTCACGATCGATACGGTGACCCCGTCCGCATACACTGCGCTGTTCTCAGACCCGAGCGCGCGCGAAGGCGTCGACCTGTTCTACACGATCTGGTACCTCTCAAGCCCGGATCCCATGGAGATGTACGGCGTATTCCGCACCGATGAATTCAGCAACTACGGCAACTGGTCAGACCCCGACTACGACGCACTCGTCACAGAGGCCGTCTCCACTATGGACCCGATCAAGCGCAGCGCGCTCGCCGCACAAGCGCAGCAGATCACGAACCGTGAGCTGCCGTGGCTTCCGCTCGCCGAGACGCCCACGGCGATGTTCATGGGCGACAGGGTCACTGGCCTCTCGCCCTCGATCAGCTACCTGTATTACCCCTGGGCTGCGACGCTCGGTGCCCGGTAACTTACTCACTCTGCCGGGAGGCGGCGACCCCGCCTCTCGGCGCTACGGACTGGAGACCCGACGATGACTTATGCGCGGCGCATCGCTGCCAAACTGGGCGCACTTCTCCTCACGCTGTTCCTCGCCTCCCTGCTCGTGTTCTTCTCACGCTTTCTCGTACCGGGCGATCCCGTGAGCTTCCTGCTGCGCGGACGCAAGCCCAGTCCCGAGGCCGTCGCAGCGGTGACCGAGCAATTCGGCCTCGACCTCCCGGCGTGGGAGCAGTACGTGAACTGGGTGTTCGGGATCTTCCGCGGCGACTTCGGTCGATCGCTGCAATACCGGCAAGACGTCGCCACAGTGATCGGGGACCGGCTTCCCGTCACCCTCGGACTCGTGGTGCTCGCCGCACTCATGATCGCCATCGTGGGGATCTCGGGCGGCGTCATCGCGGCGCTCAACCGAGGCAAACTCGCAGATCGTGCGATGCTGATTTTCCTCACGGTGCTCGGCGCGATCCCGTCCTTCGTCGGCTCGATCGTGCTGATCGCCGTCT
This window harbors:
- a CDS encoding ABC transporter substrate-binding protein, coding for MFTSSPLRRRGSAIVAGLAVAGVALTGCSAQGGSDSAGTPMDWTLTDQTAAPSGDIDQITWASYSEPYSLDYAYAFDYADNQVLANVCESLLRLNPDYSLTPSLAESFANPTPTTWVYQIREGVKFHDGTALTAADAVASMSRHLDPEVGSSWYSVYQNVASIEQTGEREVTVTTTIPDSQFNLGMGGAAGVIESAATLAKLGADYGNSTGGVNCTGPMQFDSWKSGEKIELSRFADYWDPELAAQSEKFDFVFMADPTARTNALKSGEVDGTWLLPMDAAQSIKKAGTGDVLFGMNTAVSNLVVSNLAGPLGDVRVRKALLMAIDREGILQAMNSGVGEVTDVHSTRSVWNDADPAATEAAFTDIETYPFDVAAAQKLVEEAGATGAKLKLVTAPISQDFAIVSQATAAAAKSIGLDVTIDTVTPSAYTALFSDPSAREGVDLFYTIWYLSSPDPMEMYGVFRTDEFSNYGNWSDPDYDALVTEAVSTMDPIKRSALAAQAQQITNRELPWLPLAETPTAMFMGDRVTGLSPSISYLYYPWAATLGAR